A portion of the Candidatus Methylacidiphilales bacterium genome contains these proteins:
- a CDS encoding FecR domain-containing protein gives MKTSDQLLPCLFLGLLLVAVVPGRAQMTVPLTIASASGQSQVFTPGKNEPVLAAAGMEVPLGAELRTGDNGEITLIVFPRLAITLKGGTRLRVEERHSPTAQETATATVDLPEGRIVVLVSDPPAGQQAGEVDLQIRTPQGVARPRGTFYAVLVKDGKSYLAVREGMVGLEQFQPLQTEAAATDEKLPVRNYGAATTTSPRG, from the coding sequence ATGAAAACATCCGACCAACTGCTGCCTTGTCTGTTCCTTGGATTGCTACTGGTCGCCGTCGTTCCCGGCCGCGCGCAAATGACGGTGCCCCTGACCATTGCCTCCGCCTCCGGGCAGTCGCAGGTCTTTACTCCGGGCAAGAACGAACCGGTCCTGGCCGCCGCCGGGATGGAAGTTCCCCTGGGCGCGGAGCTGCGCACAGGCGACAACGGGGAAATCACCCTGATTGTTTTTCCCCGGCTGGCCATCACCCTCAAGGGGGGCACCCGTTTGCGCGTCGAAGAGCGCCATTCCCCCACAGCGCAGGAGACTGCCACCGCCACGGTGGACCTGCCCGAGGGCCGCATCGTGGTTCTGGTTTCCGATCCACCCGCCGGGCAACAAGCAGGCGAGGTCGATCTCCAGATCCGCACCCCGCAGGGGGTGGCCCGTCCGCGCGGCACGTTTTACGCCGTCCTGGTCAAGGATGGCAAATCCTACCTTGCGGTCCGCGAAGGCATGGTCGGCTTGGAGCAATTCCAGCCCCTCCAGACAGAGGCCGCTGCGACGGATGAAAAATTGCCGGTGCGCAATTACGGTGCTGCCACCACCACCTCACCCCGCGGTTGA
- a CDS encoding ShlB/FhaC/HecB family hemolysin secretion/activation protein → MKSDPCLAASAAFFLFSLLLTHPASAQVNNPAVSDTIPRFESIAPQPLPEDTGEVDRVKPPPSSEVTDDTELIKELKGLWFTSRKEEILAAGRKQPLGVTVSALPLLDVPEVRQKLGSRIGGPVSLKRLNELVKEIVAIYRDHDLPVVDVLIPEQDITTGLVQILVLEGRVEDVRSEGNRWFSDRRITGPVRLTRGGRILSRPLVEDIQLLNRNPFREVEVLFTPGEGPGMTDVVLKTQDRFPVRFYTGYEDTGNDITAEERLIFGFNWGNAFGLDHTFNYQYSISPDLLASRSHALSYEIPVFRDHRLTGYMSYSQASADVTGAGVPGLETDGTSFQSGFRYRHQLPGSQGNFRHALTTGLDQRRVDNDLFSGSLTLNAEQTEIFQAVAGYGMDWTDPTGGFLRFEMTGFFSPGGVGNFNSPQAFEKSRAFSDPSYTYVRFQAERRQPLFWGFEAQARINSQLADTNLLSTEQLGIGGYSSVRGYAESEIRGDEGWYINLELYTPPVKFDRIFDWTGHAAELRFLGFWDYGQVGNVKLLEDENPDGELSSAGGGLRLFIDRYFSARMDYGFQLLDSGFNKRFDSRIHLGLIFSY, encoded by the coding sequence ATGAAGTCTGATCCATGCCTTGCTGCCTCGGCCGCGTTCTTTTTGTTTTCCTTGCTGCTTACCCATCCGGCAAGCGCCCAAGTCAACAACCCCGCGGTCTCCGACACCATCCCGCGCTTTGAAAGCATCGCCCCGCAGCCGCTTCCCGAGGACACGGGTGAAGTGGACCGGGTCAAGCCGCCGCCATCCTCGGAGGTCACCGATGACACCGAATTGATCAAGGAACTCAAAGGGCTTTGGTTCACCAGCCGCAAAGAAGAGATCCTGGCCGCCGGGCGCAAACAACCCCTCGGCGTCACGGTATCCGCGCTTCCACTTCTGGATGTGCCCGAAGTCCGGCAGAAACTGGGCAGCCGCATCGGCGGCCCGGTGAGCCTCAAGCGCCTCAACGAGCTGGTGAAAGAAATCGTCGCCATCTACCGGGACCACGACCTGCCGGTCGTCGATGTGCTCATTCCCGAGCAGGACATCACGACGGGGTTGGTGCAGATCCTGGTCCTGGAAGGACGGGTCGAGGATGTCCGGTCCGAGGGGAACCGCTGGTTTTCCGACCGCCGCATCACCGGCCCGGTGCGGTTGACGCGCGGCGGGCGAATCCTTTCTCGCCCTTTGGTGGAAGATATCCAGTTACTCAACCGCAACCCGTTCCGGGAAGTGGAAGTGCTCTTCACCCCCGGGGAGGGGCCCGGGATGACCGATGTGGTGCTCAAGACCCAGGACCGCTTCCCAGTCCGCTTTTACACCGGTTACGAAGACACCGGCAATGACATCACCGCTGAAGAACGCCTGATCTTCGGATTCAACTGGGGCAACGCTTTCGGCCTCGACCACACCTTTAACTACCAGTATTCCATCAGCCCGGATTTGTTGGCTTCGCGCTCGCATGCCCTTTCCTACGAAATCCCCGTCTTCCGAGACCACCGACTCACCGGCTACATGAGTTATTCCCAGGCCAGTGCTGATGTCACCGGGGCCGGGGTGCCGGGCCTGGAGACGGACGGCACCAGTTTCCAAAGCGGATTCCGCTACCGGCACCAACTCCCGGGTTCGCAGGGAAACTTCCGCCATGCCCTCACCACCGGCTTGGACCAACGCCGCGTCGACAACGATCTCTTCAGCGGTTCCCTCACCCTTAATGCGGAACAGACGGAAATCTTCCAGGCGGTTGCCGGATACGGAATGGATTGGACCGACCCCACGGGTGGTTTCCTGCGTTTCGAAATGACCGGATTTTTCAGCCCGGGCGGGGTGGGCAACTTCAACTCCCCGCAGGCTTTTGAGAAAAGCCGGGCCTTCTCCGATCCTTCCTACACGTATGTTCGCTTCCAGGCCGAAAGGCGACAGCCACTCTTCTGGGGTTTCGAGGCCCAGGCCCGCATCAACAGCCAACTGGCGGACACCAACCTCCTCAGCACGGAACAATTGGGCATCGGGGGCTACAGTTCGGTGCGCGGCTATGCCGAGTCCGAAATCCGCGGCGATGAAGGTTGGTACATCAACCTCGAATTGTACACGCCGCCGGTGAAGTTCGACCGGATCTTCGATTGGACCGGCCATGCGGCCGAGTTGCGGTTCCTGGGTTTTTGGGACTACGGCCAGGTCGGCAACGTCAAGTTGCTGGAAGATGAGAATCCCGACGGGGAGTTGTCCTCGGCCGGGGGGGGGCTGCGACTTTTCATCGACCGTTATTTCAGTGCGCGGATGGATTACGGTTTCCAGTTGCTCGACAGTGGATTCAACAAACGCTTCGACTCCCGCATCCACCTTGGATTGATCTTTTCCTATTGA
- a CDS encoding filamentous hemagglutinin N-terminal domain-containing protein has protein sequence MKYRRKIVFHAPPRILSAVVWLACFPGLSGVRANPVGEVIQSGTATFERTPDRLTVTTGDRVVIGWQDFSIGRGELTQFVQPSSSSLAVNRVMSGNPSQLFGTLQANGHVVLINPNGILVGGGAVVDTGSFLATTLDADPERLVTGQDWRFKGTSAAAIENQGTILARSGDLILISREVRNTGTLSAPSGVAALAGGREVLVSWAPDASRRIFVRPEGLDGRVHNAGAIAAAQAELVASGGNPYALAINNEGIIRATGSLKQEGRVYLVARDGTLGHSGSIYARNADGSGGSIRIEGSGVGVSGRLDTSSDLSKGGSIRIEGDHILLSHGAGLTVSGRTGGGSVEMGGGLHGDDPDIREAQNVTVENGVRIEADARQSGDGGLVVVWSNGATSFQGTISARGGVQGGNGGFVEVSGLESWFFPNWLTGVDVSAPAGKAGTFLIDPTEITITGNGTSVPIGNGTVSTATLLDQDVADYLQNVGNLVIQTTGANGDILILNGVSISWTSANDLTLSADRNLTFQSGAVISSATGDLNLNFAQSSDGTLTFADALPDVLALNISGGSGGGITTILRGPDNGAIFTISASTVNDGTQSATYSNIDQLVGGSGDDSFVFSGATTFSGDIDGGGATTGDTIDFSAATGFATTVDTGDLDPSNRAGTVIGVEVFVAPSGSQTLRGSSNASRSWNVGTNGVTTSGILYKGFENLLGRNGVDTFTFANGATFSGGIDGGSGSDVIVLTGSGQSISLTATGAGSVNGSGTFTDIQVLDGGGQGTLTGPNAATIWSITGSNSGTVLSTGFSNFGSLVGGNNVADSFVFDDAVVWAGSLNGGSGGANTLSFANFSTAVTANLAAGTSNKVTGGLSNIQTVIGGSGNDDLTGSSSFSSTLQGGGGDDTYRVTFGGAAITTTITEVALGGTDTVEVTGTSGADTFTMTAATTLSDGQHAVVFGGQVEDVNLDGLGAVDTLVGFNQANTFNVTGADAGDLGVIDFTSIESLTGGNVSDAFVFTALGSLGGDLQGGSGVDTYDFGGGGQVTGNINDTAGLSELYGTLAAGSITFGAVNLNSNTVLDTSSAGGSIGLGALTGSGYSLRISSGSGLKNLLGSVSGLSSSTGAALVLEGSGATDFASTVATNSGGIDASGSGGVTFHNGVTLGDGSVGTSFAGLVRFALSAATTFLGRDGLAFSGGVEVTGADLTINSQGSNVDLYGLDAGGRSVTIQAGAGTLDFLGQDAIQLQAFTVSAALTKLNSVTTTGTQSYTGPVRVSGTLDANRLEFYGSGAVTAANGTSAATTSAGQIHLDKSGGGPVVLANDGATTLTTGSTTSSLTLTVDNGDLTLGSGVQASTLIDLTVTAGGLFQTSGVLKAPTVSLTVSGATGTALAPIDTDTATQLDLDLGGNAFLVEQTLLDLGTAITYSGGVAVQTIDLTLSGGTARLAGNFGSVGDHFTLRVPTGSLQQVSGTFSADRLTVIASGGIGSTLSSLQTQAGSLDFTSGGSAGIYVSESNAVSFRADAGSGEVKVVTGGTLTIDGDITTTGDVVLRANSGNIQGSGVGSQTLSADDLQLLAPSGSILFNNLNLDINSGGTSSGGGIDLGDIVVTGDFTTTASGSVTQNGALEVGGVFTLNAANQSVVLNNAGNRFGSVAVRSDSLVLREADGMQLNQLEVNGSSSLISGGSITQTGALRTASLSLSASQGIVLENLLNRINVLGNVIRGAAFRLYNTVDLEINGEMSGGIAASGVQIVSEGDITLLSGTHILASGLGNDIVLASKSGNVADLSGASDSLETLSGSRFVIYSGTQVQTKTGLLTVNFIQLSSPYPSSPSGAGNAVLVREGLPGDTTIVVVVPYTPPVSPGAINVGDFGLRSIDIGNGGLGIGFRTGAGGSGGFGLFAVNDKGEAQEIGEDAAEALRELRRTLQEDMSASAKDDILQALADILSGRLDPREVRLPPGLLYQEDANGNSVIIKPELANQFLLSILDPKSYQQLAQALAALSKQP, from the coding sequence ATGAAATACCGCCGGAAAATTGTCTTCCACGCGCCCCCACGGATTTTGTCCGCGGTGGTCTGGCTGGCTTGTTTTCCTGGTCTATCGGGGGTGCGGGCCAATCCGGTGGGGGAAGTGATCCAATCGGGAACGGCAACCTTTGAGCGGACCCCGGACCGCCTGACGGTCACCACCGGCGACCGTGTGGTTATTGGCTGGCAGGATTTCTCGATTGGCCGGGGCGAGTTGACGCAGTTCGTGCAGCCCTCATCCTCCTCGCTCGCGGTCAACCGGGTCATGTCCGGCAATCCCTCGCAGTTGTTCGGTACGCTGCAGGCCAATGGGCATGTGGTTTTGATCAACCCGAATGGGATTCTGGTCGGCGGTGGGGCGGTGGTGGACACTGGATCGTTTCTGGCCACCACACTTGATGCCGATCCAGAACGGTTGGTGACCGGCCAAGATTGGCGGTTCAAGGGGACTTCGGCGGCGGCGATCGAAAATCAGGGCACGATCCTGGCCCGCTCGGGGGACCTCATCCTCATTTCGCGCGAAGTCCGTAACACCGGAACCCTTTCGGCACCCTCCGGCGTGGCCGCCCTGGCCGGTGGCCGGGAAGTGCTGGTTTCTTGGGCACCGGACGCCAGCCGGAGGATTTTCGTCCGGCCCGAGGGACTGGATGGCCGGGTGCACAATGCCGGGGCCATCGCCGCTGCCCAAGCCGAGTTGGTGGCTTCCGGCGGCAATCCCTACGCCCTGGCCATCAACAACGAGGGCATCATCCGCGCCACAGGAAGCCTCAAACAGGAAGGCCGGGTCTATCTGGTGGCCCGCGACGGAACGCTGGGTCACAGTGGCAGCATTTATGCACGCAACGCCGACGGCTCGGGCGGTTCGATCCGCATCGAAGGGTCCGGGGTTGGGGTCTCCGGCCGGTTGGATACCTCTTCCGATCTTTCCAAGGGCGGTTCCATCCGCATCGAGGGTGACCATATCCTGCTGTCCCATGGTGCGGGCTTGACTGTTTCCGGCCGGACGGGTGGCGGGAGTGTCGAAATGGGGGGCGGACTCCACGGTGATGATCCGGACATCCGCGAAGCACAGAACGTGACCGTGGAGAACGGAGTACGCATCGAGGCGGATGCGCGCCAGTCCGGTGATGGGGGTCTGGTGGTGGTTTGGTCCAACGGGGCCACTTCTTTCCAGGGGACTATTTCCGCGCGTGGGGGTGTTCAGGGTGGCAATGGCGGTTTTGTGGAAGTCTCGGGTTTGGAATCGTGGTTTTTCCCCAACTGGCTGACGGGCGTGGATGTCTCCGCCCCGGCAGGAAAAGCCGGGACCTTCCTCATCGACCCGACGGAAATCACCATCACCGGCAATGGGACTTCCGTTCCGATTGGCAACGGAACCGTGAGCACGGCCACGCTGCTGGACCAGGACGTTGCCGATTATCTGCAAAACGTGGGCAACCTGGTCATCCAGACCACCGGGGCCAACGGCGATATTTTGATACTCAATGGGGTAAGCATCAGCTGGACCTCAGCCAACGACCTCACCCTCTCTGCCGACAGAAACCTTACATTCCAAAGTGGTGCCGTCATCAGCAGTGCCACCGGGGATTTGAACCTTAACTTCGCCCAGAGCTCAGATGGAACCCTCACTTTTGCTGATGCGCTTCCCGATGTGCTTGCTTTGAACATCTCGGGGGGATCGGGCGGCGGGATTACCACCATACTGCGCGGACCCGACAACGGAGCCATTTTCACAATTTCCGCCAGCACGGTTAACGACGGCACCCAAAGCGCCACCTATTCCAACATTGACCAACTGGTCGGCGGCAGCGGGGATGATTCCTTTGTTTTCTCCGGCGCGACCACATTTTCTGGGGATATCGACGGAGGGGGGGCGACCACGGGGGACACGATCGATTTCTCCGCAGCGACCGGATTTGCGACGACCGTCGACACCGGTGATTTGGATCCTTCCAACCGCGCGGGTACAGTCATCGGGGTGGAGGTTTTTGTCGCTCCTTCGGGGAGTCAGACCCTTCGTGGTTCCAGCAATGCGAGCCGGTCTTGGAATGTGGGGACCAACGGGGTGACCACAAGCGGTATCCTGTACAAAGGGTTCGAAAATCTCCTGGGCCGCAACGGCGTGGATACCTTCACCTTTGCCAATGGCGCTACTTTTAGTGGAGGGATCGATGGAGGATCGGGTTCGGATGTGATCGTTTTGACCGGTTCAGGCCAATCTATTTCTTTGACGGCCACGGGTGCCGGTTCGGTCAATGGCTCGGGAACATTTACAGATATTCAGGTACTTGACGGTGGTGGTCAGGGGACGCTGACCGGGCCGAATGCGGCCACGATCTGGAGCATCACCGGGTCCAACAGCGGCACGGTGCTCTCAACGGGCTTCAGTAACTTTGGGTCTTTGGTCGGCGGGAACAACGTGGCCGACAGCTTTGTTTTCGACGACGCGGTGGTGTGGGCTGGCAGCCTCAACGGGGGCAGCGGAGGGGCGAACACCCTGAGCTTTGCCAACTTCAGCACAGCGGTGACGGCGAACCTGGCGGCAGGGACGTCCAACAAAGTCACCGGAGGCCTGAGCAACATCCAGACCGTGATCGGCGGCAGTGGGAATGATGATCTGACCGGCAGTTCGAGCTTCAGTTCGACCCTGCAAGGTGGTGGAGGGGATGACACCTACCGGGTGACCTTTGGGGGAGCGGCAATCACGACGACGATCACCGAAGTGGCCCTGGGCGGGACGGACACGGTGGAAGTGACGGGCACGAGCGGAGCGGACACCTTCACCATGACGGCCGCGACGACCCTGAGCGATGGGCAGCACGCGGTGGTCTTCGGAGGGCAGGTGGAAGACGTGAACCTGGATGGGCTGGGCGCGGTAGACACCCTGGTGGGATTCAACCAGGCCAACACCTTCAATGTCACCGGAGCGGATGCGGGAGACCTGGGCGTGATCGACTTTACCAGCATCGAAAGCCTCACGGGTGGAAATGTCAGTGATGCTTTTGTCTTCACGGCTTTGGGTTCTTTGGGGGGGGATCTTCAAGGGGGTAGTGGTGTCGATACCTATGATTTTGGTGGAGGCGGGCAAGTGACGGGAAATATCAATGACACCGCCGGTTTGAGTGAATTGTATGGCACGCTCGCAGCGGGAAGCATCACCTTTGGTGCGGTCAATCTGAATAGCAACACGGTTCTGGACACCAGTAGCGCCGGTGGATCTATCGGGCTTGGAGCACTAACTGGTAGTGGTTATTCACTTCGAATTTCCTCCGGCTCTGGACTGAAAAACCTCCTGGGCTCGGTTTCCGGCCTTTCCTCCTCCACCGGAGCGGCACTGGTGCTGGAAGGTTCTGGAGCGACGGACTTCGCTTCGACGGTGGCCACAAATTCCGGGGGTATTGATGCCAGCGGCTCGGGTGGGGTGACTTTCCACAACGGAGTGACTCTGGGCGACGGCTCGGTCGGTACTTCTTTTGCCGGTCTTGTTCGTTTCGCCCTTTCCGCCGCGACCACGTTCCTTGGCCGCGATGGCTTGGCCTTTTCCGGGGGCGTTGAGGTGACCGGCGCGGATCTGACGATCAACAGCCAGGGCAGCAATGTGGATCTTTATGGATTGGATGCCGGGGGCCGCTCGGTCACCATCCAGGCTGGTGCGGGCACGCTGGACTTCCTTGGCCAGGACGCGATCCAACTCCAGGCATTTACGGTTTCGGCCGCCCTCACCAAGCTGAATTCGGTCACGACAACCGGCACGCAGTCCTACACGGGCCCGGTCCGTGTGTCCGGCACCCTCGACGCCAACCGCTTGGAATTTTACGGAAGTGGTGCCGTGACGGCGGCCAACGGCACATCCGCCGCCACCACCTCTGCCGGCCAGATCCACTTGGACAAATCCGGTGGGGGTCCGGTTGTTTTGGCCAACGATGGCGCCACCACCCTTACCACGGGGTCGACGACCTCCTCGCTCACCCTGACCGTGGACAATGGCGACCTCACCTTGGGCAGCGGAGTGCAGGCTAGCACCTTGATTGATTTGACCGTGACCGCCGGCGGCCTGTTCCAAACTTCAGGCGTCCTCAAGGCCCCCACGGTGTCTCTCACCGTTTCCGGCGCAACCGGGACCGCGCTCGCGCCGATTGATACGGACACCGCCACCCAGCTGGATCTCGATCTCGGTGGCAACGCTTTCCTTGTTGAGCAAACCCTCCTCGACCTGGGGACGGCGATCACCTATTCCGGCGGGGTGGCTGTCCAGACCATCGACCTCACACTTTCCGGGGGCACGGCCAGACTGGCGGGGAATTTTGGCAGTGTCGGCGACCACTTCACTCTCCGGGTGCCGACGGGTTCGTTGCAGCAGGTTTCCGGGACTTTCTCCGCCGACCGGTTGACCGTCATCGCCTCCGGAGGCATCGGTTCCACGCTTTCATCCCTGCAAACCCAGGCAGGAAGCCTTGATTTCACCTCCGGTGGTTCCGCCGGGATCTATGTCAGCGAGTCCAACGCCGTCAGCTTCCGCGCAGACGCCGGATCGGGTGAGGTGAAGGTTGTCACCGGTGGCACGCTCACCATTGATGGTGACATCACCACCACGGGCGACGTGGTTTTGCGGGCCAACAGCGGCAACATCCAGGGCTCGGGGGTGGGCAGCCAGACTCTTTCCGCCGACGACCTCCAGCTTCTGGCGCCTTCCGGCAGCATCCTCTTCAACAACCTCAACCTGGACATCAACTCCGGTGGCACCAGTTCCGGGGGCGGCATCGATCTCGGTGACATCGTCGTGACGGGGGATTTCACCACCACGGCCAGCGGTTCGGTGACCCAGAATGGCGCCCTGGAAGTCGGAGGTGTCTTCACACTCAATGCCGCCAACCAAAGCGTGGTGTTGAACAACGCCGGCAACCGCTTCGGGTCGGTGGCGGTGCGGTCGGATTCATTGGTGCTGCGTGAAGCGGATGGCATGCAGTTGAACCAGTTGGAGGTCAATGGATCAAGCAGCCTCATCTCCGGAGGGAGCATCACCCAGACCGGAGCCCTCCGAACGGCTTCGCTCAGTCTCTCCGCATCCCAGGGCATCGTGCTGGAAAATCTGCTCAATCGCATCAACGTCCTGGGCAATGTCATCCGCGGGGCGGCCTTCCGGCTTTACAACACTGTCGACCTTGAGATCAACGGTGAGATGTCCGGTGGAATTGCCGCCAGTGGGGTGCAAATCGTTTCCGAAGGGGACATCACCCTGCTCTCCGGAACCCATATTCTGGCCAGCGGCCTTGGAAATGACATCGTATTGGCGTCCAAATCCGGCAATGTCGCGGATTTGAGCGGGGCCAGTGACTCGCTTGAAACCCTCTCGGGCAGCCGTTTTGTCATCTACAGTGGCACCCAGGTCCAGACCAAGACCGGACTGCTGACGGTCAATTTCATCCAGCTTTCCTCTCCGTATCCCTCGTCCCCCTCGGGGGCCGGCAATGCGGTTCTGGTGCGTGAAGGGCTGCCCGGTGACACCACCATTGTGGTGGTGGTGCCTTACACCCCGCCCGTTTCCCCGGGGGCCATCAACGTGGGGGACTTCGGTCTGCGCAGCATCGATATCGGCAACGGCGGCTTGGGCATTGGTTTCCGAACCGGCGCGGGCGGCTCCGGCGGTTTCGGGCTCTTTGCCGTCAACGACAAGGGCGAAGCCCAGGAAATCGGCGAAGATGCCGCTGAAGCACTGCGTGAGTTGCGACGCACCCTGCAGGAGGACATGTCCGCCTCGGCCAAGGATGACATCCTCCAGGCCCTGGCCGACATCCTCTCCGGCAGGTTGGATCCCCGCGAAGTCCGCCTGCCCCCCGGTCTTCTTTACCAGGAGGACGCCAACGGAAATTCGGTCATCATCAAACCCGAACTGGCCAACCAATTCCTGCTCTCGATACTCGACCCGAAAAGTTACCAGCAACTGGCGCAGGCCCTGGCCGCCCTTTCCAAGCAGCCATGA